The following DNA comes from Streptomyces globosus.
GCGCGAACGGCCGGTCGTACGGGGTCGGCCCCTGGGTGCGCACCGTCTTGTTGTTGATCGGGTCGCCGACGGAGGTCCACAGGACCGGGCCGGTGGCCAGCGAGCCCTTCAGGTGGGTGAGGTCGAAGGAGAAGTACGCCTCCGGCGGCGGCGTCGTGCCGATCAGGACGACGGCCTCGTCCTGGCGCAGGCGCCACGTCGCGGGCGGGTTGGTGTTGGGTGCCTGCCCCGGGACCTCGGGCATGCCGGTGACGATGTAGGGCGACTGGGGGTTGGGCCACAGGCCGCTGAAGACGACGCCTTCGCAGTACCGGCGGTTCAGGTCGAAGACCTCCTCCGTTCCGGACTGCGAGACGTAGCCGGACTCGGAGAGCTGCTGTTCGAACCGCTCCACGTACCGGGCTGTGTCGGCCGGAGGCGAGGGGCGGGGGCCGACCGGAGCCGTGGTTGCCGGTTGGGAGAAGGTGCCGTGGGGGTGCTCCGGCGGCGTGGCCGCCGCCGCGGTGGGTGCGGCCAGGAGCGCGGCAGCGAGGGCGAGGAGAGCGGGACGTCCGCGCAGGGGGTGTGTGGTCACGGCAGACCCATAAGCCGTCCGGGCTGCCCGCGGCACGCCACCGCGCCGCCCCCGTCCTGCGACGTCACTCGTCCGGAGCGCGCCGGTTGGGCTGAGGGGCGGCCTGAGGGGGCCACGGCGCGGGGGGTCAGGACGCGGGGGCCAGGAGGCGGTGGGCGGCCGAGGGGGCGGGGCGGCCCACGTAGGGGAGGAGGTCGGCGTAGGCCCGGGCGTCGCCGACCAGGATGCCGCCGAGGAGGGTCCGGCAGTCGGCGCCGAGGACGACCTTGGCGTACGTGCCCCGCGTCTCGTCCAGGCGGCTCAGTTCGAGGGAGCCTGCGGTGCCGGCGTGGGCGTCGCCGAAGCTCGCCACCTCCACACCGAGCAGTTTCAGGCGCGTCGACATGTCCGGCTCCCCGAAGGCCTCCCCGCCCAGGCCCAGCAGCTGCCGGGCCACCGATTCGGCCATGCGGTAGCCGGGGGCGGCCAGGCCGTGGCAGCGGCCCGAAACGGCCGCGCACTCCCCGATCGCCCAGATGCGGCTGTCCTGTGTGCGGCACAGCGCGTCGACCAGGAAGCCGCCGCGTTCCCCGCGGTCCAGGTCCGCCGGGGCGGCCAGTTCGTCGCGGGGGCGCACGCCGGCGGAGAAGACCACCACGGACGCCTCCAGTACGGTGCCGTCCGCCAGGGACACTCCGGCGGCGCGGCCGTCCGGGCCCGCCTGGACCGATGCGGTCGCGACCCCGCAGTGGGCGTGCAGCCCGCGCTGTGCCACCCGCCGCCCGAGGACGCCGCCGCCGGCCGCGTCCACCTGCACCGGCATCAGGCGCGGGGCGAGTTCCACGACGTGCGGTTCCATGCCGAGCAGCCGCAGTGCGTTGGCCGCTTCCAGGCCCAGCAGGCCGCCGCCGACGACCACGCCGGGTCGGCCGGGCGCGGCCGCCTCCCGGATCGCGTCGAGGTCGGCGAGGGTGCGGTACGTGAAGCAGCCCGGCAGGTCGCGGCCCGGCACCGGGGGGACGAACGGCTTCGAGCCGGTGGCCAGGACCAGGGCGTCGTAGCCGATGGTGTCGCCCGCGGTGGTGGTCACGGTACGGGCGGCGCGGTCGATCGAGGCGGCGGCCGTGGCGAGCCGGAGCGACACCCGCGGGTCGGACGTGAGGCCGGGGGCGGGCAGGCTGAGGTCGGCGGCGCTGCGCCCGTCCAGGTACGAGGAGAGCGCCACCCGGTCGTACGCGGCGTGCGGCTCCTCGGCGAGGACCACCACCCGCCAGGAGCCCGCCGTGTCCAGCGTGCGGAGCTCCTCCACCAGGCGGTGGCCGGCCATGCCGTGTCCGGCCACCACGAGCGTGCGGGTCTTCCCTGTCATGACGTGCTTCCTCCGGTCCGGGCCGTCCCGCACAGCGCGCGCACGGTGCTCGTGCAGCCGCCGCAGCCGGTGGTGGCGCGGGTCGCGGCGGCGACCTGCGCCACGTCGGCGGCGCCGGCCCGGCAGGCCTCGGTGACGGCGTGCTTGGTGACGTTGTTGCAGCGGCAGACGACGGCGTCGCCGGGGAGCTCGTCGGCGCCCGGCGGCGCCGGTTCGATGCCGAGCAGGAACTCCAGGCGGCCGGCCGGGACCGGCAGGCCGCGCTCGTGGAGCCGGCTCAGGGCGGCGATGGCCCGGGGCAGTCCCAGCAGCACC
Coding sequences within:
- a CDS encoding FAD-dependent oxidoreductase → MTGKTRTLVVAGHGMAGHRLVEELRTLDTAGSWRVVVLAEEPHAAYDRVALSSYLDGRSAADLSLPAPGLTSDPRVSLRLATAAASIDRAARTVTTTAGDTIGYDALVLATGSKPFVPPVPGRDLPGCFTYRTLADLDAIREAAAPGRPGVVVGGGLLGLEAANALRLLGMEPHVVELAPRLMPVQVDAAGGGVLGRRVAQRGLHAHCGVATASVQAGPDGRAAGVSLADGTVLEASVVVFSAGVRPRDELAAPADLDRGERGGFLVDALCRTQDSRIWAIGECAAVSGRCHGLAAPGYRMAESVARQLLGLGGEAFGEPDMSTRLKLLGVEVASFGDAHAGTAGSLELSRLDETRGTYAKVVLGADCRTLLGGILVGDARAYADLLPYVGRPAPSAAHRLLAPAS